One Glycine max cultivar Williams 82 chromosome 4, Glycine_max_v4.0, whole genome shotgun sequence DNA segment encodes these proteins:
- the LOC121174732 gene encoding uncharacterized protein, which produces MELEDVPKVGREFSWYRPNVKAKSLLNRFLVQKEWFNIWSGSIQFILDRNISDHCPIVLKDANVDLGPKPFRSLDYWFQHENYVEVVEGAWRNMSIHRWGAYVLKEKLKGLKKVLREWNATCFGDFHSSQKEIALKMNELDKLEEARVLVESELNMKIDLKEQFWILARRNESFLRQKSRSRWLVEGDNNSIFFHGTINWRRRKNLHRGLHIDGI; this is translated from the coding sequence ATGGAATTGGAAGATGTACCAAAGGTGGGGAGAGAATTTTCTTGGTATAGGCCCAACGTTAAAGCAAAAAGTTTGCTCAATAGGTTCTTGGTCCAAAAGGAATGGTTCAATATTTGGTCAGGAAGCATCCAATTCATCTTGGATAGAAATATTTCGGATCATTGTCCAATTGTTCTTAAAGATGCTAATGTTGATTTGGGGCCAAAGCCTTTCCGCTCATTAGATTATTGGTTTCAACATGAAAATTATGTAGAGGTGGTGGAAGGAGCTTGGAGGAACATGTCTATACATAGGTGGGGAGCATATGTCCTCAAGGAAAAACTAAAAGGCCTCAAGAAGGTGCTTAGAGAGTGGAATGCTACATGTTTTggagactttcattcatcacaGAAAGAAATTGCCTTGAAAATGAATGAGTTGGATAAGCTTGAGGAGGCTAGAGTTTTGGTGGAGAGTGAATTGAACATGAAGATAGATTTGAAAGAGCAATTTTGGATATTGGCAAGGAGGAATGAGTCATTTCTAAGACAAAAATCTAGATCTAGATGGTTAGTGGAAGGAGACAACAACTCAATATTCTTCCATGGTACTATTAAttggaggagaaggaaaaatCTACATAGGGGTCTACATATTGATGGGATTTAG